A region of Armatimonadia bacterium DNA encodes the following proteins:
- a CDS encoding DUF1559 domain-containing protein, with protein MRRGFTLIELLVVIAIIAILAAILFPVFARAREKARMASCQSNLKQLALGILMYAQDYDSRGPYGYYAIPGGSIRWRNTIDPYLKNTQIFVCPSNQTDGTSSYGFFNAFSGQAIDSRTESVAGTALLADCTMVGDNDPITPNFDQWTRAGTCDWELSYVRNFTDNGLKAAGANQWGYKRRINPWVHGGSLNLAFCDGHVKTIAASRVWGSPYQYGDADNIFDNK; from the coding sequence ATGAGAAGAGGCTTCACCCTTATTGAGCTGCTGGTCGTCATTGCCATCATTGCCATCCTCGCAGCCATTCTTTTCCCCGTCTTCGCCCGAGCACGCGAGAAGGCTCGCATGGCCTCGTGCCAGAGCAATCTCAAGCAGCTCGCGTTGGGCATCCTGATGTATGCCCAGGACTACGACAGCAGAGGCCCCTACGGGTACTACGCCATTCCCGGTGGCTCGATCCGTTGGCGCAACACGATCGACCCCTATCTCAAGAACACCCAGATCTTCGTGTGCCCGAGTAACCAGACCGACGGCACCAGTTCCTATGGGTTCTTCAACGCCTTCTCGGGACAGGCAATCGACTCCCGCACGGAGTCCGTTGCGGGGACCGCCCTTCTCGCCGACTGCACCATGGTGGGCGACAACGATCCCATCACCCCAAACTTCGACCAGTGGACGCGGGCAGGCACCTGCGACTGGGAACTCAGCTACGTGCGCAACTTCACCGACAACGGCCTCAAGGCCGCCGGGGCGAACCAATGGGGCTACAAGCGCCGCATTAACCCGTGGGTGCACGGCGGCTCCCTTAACCTTGCCTTCTGCGATGGGCACGTCAAGACCATCGCGGCCAGCCGGGTGTGGGGCTCGCCCTATCAGTACGGCGATGCCGACAACATCTTCGACAACAAGTAG
- a CDS encoding NAD(P)H-hydrate dehydratase, with protein MKLVTAEEMRRIDAAAIEKYAIPGIVLMENAGRQVTEAVREMLLEDPAAHVLIVCGKGNNGGDGLVVARHLVNQGVHVQVALLADARDLTGDAATNLRMAQNLGVRITEDADEAAVRMMTERADLIVDAVLGTGTTGEVHGVSAGAIDAINLSHARVVSVDIPSGVRADTGAVAGRAVRAEATVTFGLPKLGLVQYPGRELCGELRVADISLPHPLLVSDSLKAELVDADLAEALLPARFPAMHKGDAGRALVVAGSVGMTGAAALCATAATRAGAGLVTLACPASLNDILEVKCTEAMTIPMPETPQRSLDASARKEVLERASRSDAVALGPGLSQDPGTAELVRTTVKPIPVPLVLDADGLNCLGGDPGLLLDRQAGTVLTPHPGELARLLGTTPEGIEEDRVAAARRAARIARSVVVLKGAATVIAEPEGYVWVNTTGNCGMASGGMGDVLTGIILAFLAGGAEPVAAAVAGVYYHGLAADLAAETGGRGLLASDVVERLREVFPD; from the coding sequence ATGAAGCTTGTGACGGCGGAAGAGATGCGGCGTATCGATGCCGCAGCGATTGAGAAGTACGCCATTCCCGGGATTGTGCTGATGGAGAACGCGGGGCGCCAAGTCACTGAGGCGGTCCGGGAGATGCTGCTTGAGGACCCCGCAGCGCATGTGCTGATCGTCTGCGGCAAGGGCAACAATGGGGGAGACGGGCTGGTCGTCGCTCGCCACCTTGTGAACCAGGGCGTCCACGTGCAGGTCGCACTGCTGGCCGATGCCAGGGACCTTACCGGCGACGCAGCAACGAACCTGCGCATGGCCCAGAACCTCGGTGTGCGGATCACGGAGGATGCCGACGAGGCGGCCGTGCGGATGATGACGGAGCGTGCCGACCTCATCGTCGACGCGGTCCTCGGCACCGGTACCACAGGAGAGGTGCACGGTGTGTCCGCTGGCGCGATCGACGCGATCAACCTCAGCCACGCCCGGGTCGTCTCCGTCGATATCCCCTCGGGAGTGAGGGCCGATACCGGAGCCGTTGCCGGTCGGGCTGTGCGCGCCGAGGCGACCGTGACCTTCGGGCTGCCCAAGCTGGGACTGGTGCAGTACCCCGGTCGGGAGTTGTGCGGCGAGTTGCGCGTGGCCGACATCAGCCTGCCTCATCCGCTGCTGGTCAGCGACTCCCTCAAGGCGGAGTTGGTGGATGCTGACCTGGCTGAGGCGCTTCTACCTGCGCGCTTCCCGGCGATGCACAAGGGCGATGCCGGTCGAGCGCTCGTTGTTGCCGGATCAGTGGGGATGACGGGGGCGGCAGCGCTGTGTGCCACGGCAGCCACACGAGCCGGAGCCGGTCTGGTCACCCTCGCCTGCCCGGCGAGTCTCAACGATATCCTGGAGGTCAAGTGTACCGAGGCGATGACGATCCCCATGCCCGAGACGCCGCAGCGAAGCCTCGACGCCTCGGCGCGCAAGGAGGTACTGGAGCGTGCCTCCCGCTCGGATGCCGTCGCCCTTGGCCCGGGACTGTCGCAGGACCCAGGCACGGCGGAGCTCGTGCGGACCACGGTGAAGCCGATTCCGGTACCGCTGGTGCTCGACGCCGACGGTCTCAACTGCCTGGGTGGTGACCCTGGGTTGCTCCTCGACAGGCAGGCGGGAACGGTCCTCACTCCGCACCCCGGAGAGCTGGCCCGACTACTGGGCACCACACCGGAGGGTATCGAGGAGGACCGCGTCGCCGCTGCCCGGCGGGCAGCACGTATCGCGCGATCCGTGGTGGTGCTGAAGGGTGCGGCCACGGTCATCGCCGAGCCTGAAGGCTATGTGTGGGTCAACACCACGGGGAACTGCGGCATGGCCAGCGGCGGAATGGGCGACGTGCTTACCGGGATCATCCTCGCCTTCCTGGCCGGTGGTGCTGAGCCGGTTGCGGCCGCAGTGGCGGGCGTCTACTACCACGGTCTCGCTGCCGACCTTGCTGCGGAGACAGGTGGACGGGGTCTGCTTGCCTCGGACGTCGTCGAGAGGCTCCGCGAGGTCTTCCCGGACTGA
- a CDS encoding DUF1559 domain-containing protein, which produces MKRGFTLIELLVVIAIIAILAAILFPVFARAREKARMSSCQSNLKQITLGILMYAQDYDSKGPGGWSSAGPDVGGSIRWRQTVAPYIKNTQIFVCPSNQTDGTNSYGFFNAFSWQAIDARTESIAGTVLLADATAVGYNDPITPDFQNWTRAGHCDWELSYVRNFTDNGLKAGGSATSYGYFRRINPWVHGGSVNLGFCDGHVKTMACSAVWGSPYNYGDAPNMWDNK; this is translated from the coding sequence ATGAAGCGCGGTTTCACCTTGATCGAGCTCTTGGTTGTGATCGCCATTATCGCCATCCTCGCGGCCATTCTGTTCCCTGTTTTCGCCAGGGCTCGCGAGAAGGCACGCATGTCCTCCTGCCAGAGCAACCTCAAACAGATCACGCTCGGAATCCTGATGTACGCGCAGGACTACGACAGCAAGGGCCCCGGTGGATGGTCCTCGGCAGGTCCGGACGTGGGTGGCTCCATCCGCTGGCGCCAGACGGTGGCCCCGTACATCAAGAACACCCAGATCTTCGTGTGCCCGAGCAACCAGACTGACGGCACCAACTCCTACGGCTTCTTCAACGCTTTCTCCTGGCAGGCCATCGACGCTCGCACGGAATCCATCGCGGGGACCGTCCTGCTGGCAGACGCGACCGCGGTCGGCTACAACGACCCCATCACCCCGGACTTCCAGAACTGGACCCGGGCCGGTCACTGCGACTGGGAACTCAGCTACGTGCGCAACTTCACCGACAACGGCCTAAAGGCCGGCGGCTCGGCCACCTCCTATGGCTACTTCCGCCGCATCAACCCCTGGGTACACGGCGGCTCGGTCAACCTGGGCTTCTGCGACGGCCACGTGAAGACGATGGCCTGCAGCGCGGTCTGGGGCTCGCCCTACAACTACGGTGACGCACCGAACATGTGGGACAACAAGTAG
- a CDS encoding glycoside hydrolase family 16 protein yields MYRAADRTLLVVCVGLAMLGGAGSCVGAADLPLLDLSSDQALTRLTPGQPDQVSVARAVGAPGLVVTCRLGANAYPGVVITPEAAVWDLAAFGHVEARVVNTGTITSGVSLRVDNEGDWAASPWSSETLYLKPGEAGTLHVRFGYAWGKPGFALNTAKINQMLLYVSKADKEQSFRLESLVAGGEPGEKPPVDPNQVRTRPVDGVILGKGSAVDASTQLVSQGGAQATLTTAEGVQSLCITFPVGAKNAAALLKPSLGRWNLRDWLQVVVQVHNEGTEPLTVRARLENSGRPSDWVTAPTALAPGVEQELVLPFAGSMAVWADGSKSPTGGSRFDSDAARGITIAATGEGEGALRVSSIRAVVPPTPELPEWLGKRPPVPGEWTQTLAEDFDRAALDETHWSIYYPNYWDKRAHFSKDNVLLGDGLLRLRFEKKRGHAEDNAAKPETDWQTGFLTSVGKWRQRYGYFECRLKLPTAPGLWPAFWMMPDRGDEAGNQRESTSSGGMEFDVLEYLTRYGPYRYNIAWHWDGYGKDHKSIGTERIYVQPDREGFITAGLLWEPGRLTFYANGTALAQWIDARVASVPEYILFTAVSGGWGGNDLTGEGLPDDFVLDYVRAWQRSDWAAETPK; encoded by the coding sequence ATGTACAGGGCTGCGGATCGCACTCTGCTGGTGGTCTGTGTCGGTCTGGCTATGCTGGGCGGTGCAGGCTCTTGTGTCGGCGCCGCGGACTTGCCGCTGCTGGATCTGTCCTCGGACCAGGCCCTGACCCGCCTTACCCCTGGTCAACCGGATCAGGTGTCGGTGGCGCGTGCCGTCGGAGCGCCCGGACTGGTCGTCACCTGTCGCCTCGGTGCCAATGCTTACCCGGGCGTGGTCATCACACCCGAGGCGGCCGTCTGGGACCTGGCTGCCTTCGGGCACGTGGAGGCCCGCGTCGTCAACACGGGGACCATCACCAGCGGGGTGTCCCTGCGGGTGGACAACGAGGGCGACTGGGCGGCGAGCCCCTGGAGTAGCGAGACGCTGTACCTGAAGCCCGGCGAGGCCGGGACGCTCCACGTGCGCTTCGGCTATGCCTGGGGCAAGCCTGGGTTCGCGCTCAACACGGCCAAGATCAACCAGATGCTGCTGTACGTGAGCAAGGCCGACAAGGAGCAGTCCTTCCGTCTGGAGTCGCTCGTTGCCGGTGGCGAACCCGGTGAGAAGCCGCCCGTCGATCCGAACCAGGTGCGCACGCGTCCGGTGGACGGCGTGATCCTGGGCAAGGGCTCGGCGGTCGACGCAAGCACACAGCTTGTGTCTCAGGGCGGCGCACAGGCTACGCTCACCACAGCAGAGGGCGTCCAGTCGCTGTGCATCACCTTCCCGGTTGGCGCAAAGAACGCGGCAGCTCTGCTCAAGCCGTCGCTCGGAAGGTGGAATCTGCGCGACTGGCTCCAGGTCGTGGTGCAGGTGCACAACGAGGGAACAGAGCCGCTCACGGTGCGCGCGCGACTCGAGAACAGCGGTCGCCCGAGTGATTGGGTCACCGCGCCGACGGCTCTCGCTCCAGGGGTAGAGCAGGAGTTGGTGCTGCCCTTCGCTGGTAGCATGGCAGTGTGGGCCGACGGGTCGAAGTCGCCGACGGGTGGTTCTCGCTTCGATAGTGATGCCGCTCGCGGCATCACTATCGCGGCTACGGGTGAGGGTGAAGGGGCATTGCGGGTCAGTTCGATCCGTGCGGTTGTGCCGCCGACTCCCGAACTCCCCGAGTGGCTGGGCAAGCGGCCGCCGGTTCCTGGTGAGTGGACGCAGACCCTCGCCGAAGACTTCGACCGCGCAGCCCTCGATGAGACGCACTGGTCGATCTACTACCCGAACTACTGGGACAAGCGTGCCCACTTCAGCAAGGACAACGTTCTACTCGGTGACGGGCTCTTGCGTCTGCGTTTCGAGAAGAAGCGGGGCCATGCAGAGGACAACGCGGCCAAGCCCGAGACCGACTGGCAGACCGGCTTCCTCACGAGCGTCGGCAAGTGGCGTCAGCGCTACGGGTACTTCGAGTGCCGCCTGAAGCTGCCGACAGCGCCGGGGTTATGGCCGGCCTTCTGGATGATGCCCGACCGCGGCGACGAGGCCGGGAACCAGCGGGAGAGCACCTCCAGCGGCGGTATGGAGTTCGATGTCCTCGAGTACCTCACTCGCTACGGGCCCTATCGGTACAACATCGCCTGGCACTGGGACGGCTACGGCAAGGACCACAAGTCCATCGGGACCGAGCGGATCTACGTGCAGCCGGACCGCGAGGGCTTCATCACCGCCGGCCTGCTCTGGGAACCCGGTCGCCTCACCTTCTACGCCAACGGCACGGCGCTTGCGCAGTGGATCGACGCGCGAGTGGCCAGCGTGCCCGAGTACATCCTCTTCACCGCCGTCAGTGGCGGCTGGGGAGGCAACGACCTCACGGGCGAGGGTCTGCCCGACGACTTCGTCCTCGACTACGTTCGTGCCTGGCAGCGCAGCGACTGGGCAGCAGAGACGCCGAAGTAG
- a CDS encoding DUF1559 domain-containing protein, with product MKRGFTLIELLVVIAIIAILAAILFPVFARAREKARMSSCQSNLKQIALGITMYVQDADGRGPLGWSSAGPDVGGSIRWRDTVQPYIKNKQVYVCPSNSTDGVYSYGFFNAFSGQPIDARTESPAGTVLLADGTAVGANDPITPTFDQWTRSGHCDWELSYVRNFTDNGLKAGGATSYGYFRRINPWVHGGSVNLAFADGHVKTMACSAVWGSPYNYGDAQNMWDNK from the coding sequence ATGAAGCGCGGTTTCACCTTGATCGAGCTCTTGGTCGTAATCGCCATCATCGCTATCCTTGCAGCCATTCTGTTCCCGGTGTTTGCAAGGGCTCGCGAGAAGGCGCGCATGTCCTCCTGCCAGAGCAACCTCAAGCAGATTGCTCTCGGCATCACGATGTATGTTCAGGACGCCGACGGACGAGGCCCGCTCGGTTGGTCCTCGGCTGGTCCGGACGTAGGTGGATCCATCCGATGGCGCGACACGGTGCAGCCCTACATCAAGAACAAGCAGGTCTATGTCTGCCCGAGCAACTCGACAGATGGCGTCTACTCCTACGGCTTCTTCAACGCCTTCTCCGGCCAGCCGATTGACGCGCGGACTGAATCCCCGGCGGGAACCGTCCTGCTGGCAGACGGGACTGCCGTCGGCGCCAATGACCCCATCACTCCGACCTTTGACCAGTGGACCCGCTCCGGCCACTGCGACTGGGAGCTTAGCTACGTGCGCAACTTCACCGACAACGGCCTGAAGGCCGGCGGTGCGACCAGTTACGGCTACTTCCGCCGCATCAACCCCTGGGTACACGGCGGCTCGGTCAACCTGGCCTTCGCCGATGGGCACGTGAAGACCATGGCCTGCAGCGCGGTCTGGGGCTCTCCCTACAACTACGGTGACGCACAGAACATGTGGGACAACAAGTAG